The Flavobacterium commune genome contains a region encoding:
- a CDS encoding argininosuccinate synthase, with product MKKVVLAYSGGLDTSYCLKYLKNEQGYEVHTVLINTGGFDDAELKAIEDRAYELGSAKHANLTILDKYYDKAIKYLIYGNVLKNNTYPLSVSAERVFQAIEAIKYAKSVGATAIAHGSTGAGNDQIRFDLIFQTIAPEIEIITPIRDLKLSRQEEVDYLSKNGVHYSWEKAQYSINKGLWGTSVGGKETLTSSQPLPSEAYPSQLQKEGEEKVILEFKKGELVAVNGVADKPSNNIVVLEKLASAYAIGRDIHVGDTIIGIKGRVGFEAAAPLIIIKAHHLLEKHTLGKWQQYWKEQLGNWYGMLFHEGQFLDPVMRNIETFLEDTQKTVNGKVFVSLKPYHFSLDGIESDNDLMNTGFGQYGEMNNAWTSEDAKGFIKILGNAQNIFSSVNNETYE from the coding sequence ATGAAAAAAGTTGTATTAGCTTATAGTGGAGGTCTAGATACCTCATATTGCCTTAAATATTTAAAAAATGAACAAGGATATGAAGTTCACACCGTATTAATTAATACAGGAGGTTTTGATGATGCCGAATTAAAAGCTATCGAAGACAGAGCTTATGAGTTAGGAAGTGCTAAGCATGCTAACCTTACTATCTTAGATAAATATTATGACAAAGCCATCAAGTATTTAATTTACGGAAATGTCTTAAAAAACAATACCTACCCATTATCAGTAAGTGCTGAACGTGTTTTTCAGGCAATCGAAGCTATAAAATATGCTAAATCTGTTGGGGCTACTGCTATTGCTCACGGAAGTACTGGTGCAGGAAATGACCAAATTCGTTTTGATTTAATTTTCCAAACTATCGCTCCCGAAATTGAAATCATCACTCCTATCCGTGACTTAAAATTATCAAGACAGGAAGAAGTAGATTATTTATCTAAAAACGGAGTACACTATTCTTGGGAAAAAGCACAATATTCTATCAACAAAGGACTTTGGGGAACCAGTGTGGGAGGTAAAGAAACTTTGACTTCAAGCCAACCTTTACCAAGTGAGGCCTACCCTTCTCAATTACAAAAAGAAGGTGAAGAAAAAGTAATTTTAGAATTCAAAAAAGGAGAATTAGTTGCCGTAAACGGTGTAGCTGACAAACCTTCAAACAACATTGTTGTTTTAGAAAAATTAGCCAGTGCTTATGCTATCGGTAGAGATATTCACGTAGGTGATACTATTATTGGAATCAAAGGAAGAGTTGGTTTTGAAGCTGCTGCTCCACTGATTATCATCAAAGCACACCATTTGTTAGAGAAACATACTTTAGGAAAATGGCAACAATACTGGAAAGAACAACTAGGAAACTGGTACGGAATGTTATTTCACGAAGGTCAGTTTTTAGATCCTGTAATGCGTAACATCGAAACTTTCCTTGAAGATACTCAAAAAACAGTTAACGGAAAAGTATTTGTTTCGTTAAAACCATATCATTTTTCATTAGACGGAATCGAATCTGACAATGATTTAATGAATACCGGTTTTGGTCAATATGGAGAAATGAACAATGCCTGGACATCTGAAGATGCTAAAGGATTTATCAAAATCTTAGGTAATGCTCAAAACATATTTTCATCTGTAAACAATGAAACTTACGAGTAA
- a CDS encoding GNAT family N-acetyltransferase: protein MNISIVIAQEEHFKYAQIICDTIETSALLRGTGIAKRTPEYVQKKMENRDAVIALDKNGDFAGFCYIESWQHGKFVAHSGLIVHPDFRNLGLAKKIKTFVFNYSLKKYPGAKVFGITTGLAVMKINSDLGYKPVPFSELTSDPTFWSGCKTCTNFEILKSKDYKMCLCTGMLYDPAEKPKDPPKHPFNVRIWNRLKKIKQALFLE, encoded by the coding sequence ATGAATATCTCTATTGTTATAGCTCAGGAAGAACATTTTAAGTATGCACAAATTATTTGTGATACTATAGAAACGTCTGCCTTATTGAGAGGAACCGGAATAGCAAAAAGAACTCCCGAATATGTCCAGAAAAAAATGGAAAACAGAGATGCCGTTATCGCATTGGATAAAAACGGTGATTTTGCAGGTTTCTGCTATATCGAAAGTTGGCAACACGGTAAGTTTGTTGCCCATTCTGGATTGATTGTACATCCTGATTTTAGAAATCTAGGTCTAGCCAAGAAAATTAAAACCTTTGTGTTTAATTATTCTTTGAAAAAATACCCTGGTGCCAAAGTTTTTGGTATCACAACCGGTTTAGCTGTAATGAAAATCAATTCCGATTTAGGATACAAACCTGTTCCTTTTTCTGAACTAACCAGCGATCCTACATTTTGGTCCGGTTGTAAAACCTGTACTAATTTTGAAATACTAAAAAGCAAAGATTATAAAATGTGTTTGTGCACCGGAATGCTTTATGATCCTGCCGAAAAACCAAAAGATCCACCTAAACATCCATTCAATGTTAGGATTTGGAACAGATTAAAAAAAATCAAGCAAGCATTGTTTTTAGAATAA
- a CDS encoding MFS transporter codes for MNSENLQTKWGQFISLVTVFFFWGFVGSANDILIPVFKKVFTLSQVQSQLVAWAFYAAYFVGSIIFFLVSLKSDVLQKFGYKKTLAAGLTLSAFGSFLFVPAATMESFPFFLTALFTVGLGFSIQQIVANPLAIKMGSPATGAHRLTLAGGVNSFGTTIGAILLGIALFGMGSSKETALSLEDIKLPFIILGCAFILVALFMLFSKIEDPAKEEEIKIEAGNKKFAISDYPQLYLGMIAIFIYVGTEVSIISNLPALLKTAEFGNILEESIPPFIALYWGSLMIGRWNGGVNVFNTSKLTTMALKFIVPALAFGVIIATNIFAEHEVDAFYIYPIWILIFILISFIGGKNAGKTLMLFGISGLVMMLMGLIYPDREIAKFFFISGGLFLSIMWPSIFDLAIAGLGKNTGKASSFLIMMILGGGVIPLVQGRICDFDLSNPEGIFGISWTHFSYIIPLLGFGYLAFYGFYCPKILKKQGVSYVETEGGAH; via the coding sequence ATGAATTCTGAAAATTTACAAACCAAATGGGGGCAATTTATTTCCCTTGTTACCGTATTTTTTTTCTGGGGATTTGTTGGTTCAGCCAATGATATTTTGATACCGGTATTTAAAAAGGTTTTTACGCTGTCGCAGGTACAATCCCAATTAGTAGCTTGGGCGTTTTATGCAGCTTATTTTGTGGGTTCTATTATCTTTTTTCTGGTTTCTCTAAAATCAGATGTATTACAAAAATTTGGATACAAAAAAACACTGGCTGCCGGTTTAACTCTTTCTGCTTTTGGTTCATTTTTATTTGTTCCTGCCGCCACAATGGAAAGTTTTCCTTTCTTTCTAACCGCTTTATTCACCGTAGGATTGGGATTTTCGATTCAACAAATTGTAGCCAATCCATTGGCTATTAAAATGGGAAGCCCCGCAACCGGAGCGCATCGTTTAACATTAGCTGGTGGTGTCAACTCATTCGGAACCACTATTGGAGCTATTTTGTTAGGAATTGCATTATTTGGAATGGGAAGCAGCAAAGAAACAGCACTTTCGTTAGAAGATATCAAACTTCCTTTTATCATCCTAGGTTGCGCATTTATTCTGGTAGCACTTTTTATGCTTTTTTCTAAAATTGAAGATCCTGCAAAAGAAGAAGAAATAAAAATAGAAGCAGGTAATAAAAAATTTGCTATTAGCGATTATCCTCAATTGTATTTAGGAATGATTGCTATTTTTATTTATGTAGGAACCGAAGTGAGCATCATCAGTAATCTTCCCGCCTTATTAAAAACTGCCGAATTTGGAAATATCTTAGAAGAATCCATCCCTCCGTTTATTGCTTTGTATTGGGGAAGCTTAATGATAGGCCGCTGGAATGGAGGGGTAAACGTATTTAATACTTCCAAACTAACCACGATGGCACTTAAATTTATTGTTCCTGCCCTTGCTTTTGGAGTTATTATAGCTACCAATATTTTTGCCGAACACGAAGTCGATGCTTTCTATATCTATCCTATTTGGATTTTAATTTTTATCCTGATTAGTTTCATTGGTGGAAAAAATGCCGGAAAAACATTAATGCTTTTTGGTATTTCAGGATTAGTAATGATGTTAATGGGATTAATTTATCCGGATAGAGAAATTGCGAAATTCTTTTTTATCTCAGGAGGATTATTCTTATCTATAATGTGGCCTTCAATTTTTGACTTAGCCATTGCAGGTTTAGGAAAAAATACCGGAAAAGCTTCTTCATTCCTGATTATGATGATCTTAGGAGGCGGGGTAATTCCGCTGGTTCAGGGAAGAATTTGCGATTTTGACCTAAGCAACCCTGAGGGAATTTTTGGGATTTCCTGGACACATTTCTCCTACATCATACCTCTTTTAGGATTTGGCTATTTAGCCTTTTATGGTTTTTATTGCCCTAAAATCCTCAAAAAACAAGGAGTTTCCTATGTGGAAACCGAAGGCGGTGCTCACTAA